ttGACAGACAAAGTTGGTAGTCTGTATCAATGTCCTTTTTGTGTAACAGTGTTTATAAACCATGTGAAAGAGGTTTCCCTTTCATAgttcacttcgatgctgcggtgacgtcaccatatgggaacacccctcggtgtgacgaatgtctgaagctcTATACCATCCCTTCAATcgtattggccaaatagcgcttggctccacccctacgcatgcgcacgcatcgTATACCTGGGTGCTGCACGCTATTTCGCTCAGATTTAATTCCTTCATggaagcgaatcatctgtgccctaggaATCATCTCGCTTTCTCATCGGTTTCTACGAGCAGTGCTAACCCCTCTTCGTGGACGAAGGGAGACTCACATGAAAGGTGTGTAGTATGTTTAGGCTTACACACAGCCGGCACTTAGCGGCCTTTCTTCTTGTCCCCACTGTGATGGCCTGCGGCTTAGAGTACTGCGCTCAAGGGTAGAAGTGTTTTCTAATGTCGCCCCCGTGTCTAACCCCCGTCATGTCACTGTTGTGGCTGCCGAGGCACCACATGAGGCGATAGCTTGGGGAGACACGTGCGATATGGATTTTGAGGACAGCGCAGTGCTGGAATTTTATCCACATccctcgctctcccctaccctggtGCAGGAAAAGAGCTTTATCGAACCAGTCGTTTTCTCTAACTAGGATTTATAGCCCACACAGGAGGCATACGATGCtatctccttcggttgtggatGTTACGACAAATACGTTTTATCCgccgcggcctcggggtctgagaACTTCACGGCTGacgcaagctctctctctctcctagtTGACAGGATAAGCATGTTTCCCCCTCCAACAGCGAGCTGTCCTTCTAAGGCGTATCGAGTCACGTCCAGCCTCATTGGAAAATGCGTCGGAACGCTTGCCCGACATCTagcaatgggtgttacgcacaatttgtcacggatacaccattcagtttcgaaaAGGCCCtcctcctttccgcggaattcttccCACGGTTGTGAAACCGAAGGAAATAGCGGTGCTGCGACaagagatgtcaactctgctgagaaAAGGGGCTATAGaggaagtacacccctctcagatggagtcaGGGTTTTACAGCTGCAATTTTGTGGTGCCAAAAAAAGACGGCGGGTTGCGACCCATTCTGGATTTATGCCGTTTGAATCTTGCACTCAGGatgagcaaattcaagatgttacCGGTAAATTCTATTTTGTCTCAGATTCAACCAAacgactggtttgtcacaattgATCTGAAAGATGCATACTTtcatattcagatcatcaaaAGACACATGAAGTTTTAGAGGGCAAAGCATATCAGTACCgtgttcttccctttggcttagCTCTGGCTCCCCGTACTTTTTCAAAATGCATGGaagcagctctggccccgttgcggctccaagGCGTTCGTGTTTTGAAATACTTAGACGATTGGCTGGTGATAGCAAAATCGCAGACTCAAGAACACTCTCACcaggatcttgtgctgaatcatttaaacagcctgggtTTATGCACAAATTTCCAGAAGAGTGTTTTAATTCCCTCTCAATGGATAACCTTTCTGGGAATAGActtggactctcgcgcgatgacagctAAGCTATCTCTCCCACTCGCTCAGTTGATCGCGTCATGCGTTCCTcgcttcaaagcgggtcgcacagTGACGGTGAGCTTGTGCCTCACacttttaggtctaatggcagcggTATCCCCGTAATCCGTCTGggattacttcacatgcgcccttttcagtggtggacgaaaagtCTGAacatttcaccccgttgtcttccacatcagacgatttcggtgacacggaggtGTGTTGTGTCGATAAAACTgtggatgtcaaccgaattccTTCTAGCCGgagttcggctggggatttgtgcttccagtgagactgtcacgacggatgcgtctttgaccaGTTGGGGAGCTGATAGTCAAGGGCGCCCAGCCCACGGATTTGGACGGCGACACAACACAGTTGGCACATAAACAGCTtagaattactggcagttttttcTAGCTCTCTAGTATTctcgaatctgctgatcggccatCATGTACTGCTCAGGTCAAAAAATATAGTGGTTGTGTCGTATCTGAATCATCAGGGAGGATTACGCTCTCGCTCCTTGTGCAGGCTGGCTAGAAAAATattcttctttggtctcagaacaaatttctgtcgatccgagcgGTTCATGTtcccggacgtttgaacttccGAGCGGATTTGCTATCCAGACAGACTCTTGGAGCAGGGGGAATGGAGATTGCACCCCCAAACAGTGAACCTCTTATGGCAGATTTTTGGAGAAGCGAGAGTGGACTTGTTCGTGTtgagcatgactacgcattgcccgcctgtggttctccctatgccctcCATCACTCCACGATTTGCCCAAAACCAGCTTGTATGCTTTTCCCCGATTCGTTTAATTCCAGTGGTATTATCCAGGATACGGCTGGACAGAGTGGAATAGCTGCTGCTGGttgctccgcgatggcacacacAGACGTGGTTTGCGGACCTGAATCAGTCTGTTagcgggctctccatgggagattcccctcagacagaaTTTactatcacaagcacagggaatGATTTGGCACGATTTTGCTTCATGGGATTTATCTATTGTGTTTcaaggtttatcagggcatcccgTTTGAGCCCCTGGAAACTATACTGGATAAAATCCTGACTCTGAAGACAGTTCTTcttatggctttatcctccctcaagagagttggggatttacggGCTCTTTCTGTCTCACCCTCGTGCATGGAAtgtgcaccgggctctgtgaaatGTGGTTGTTGCGACTGAGGCCTAATTATGTTTTCATAACCCCTTTTCCTTTTCAACAAGTGGTCTTGGAGGCTTTACCCCCTGCTTGAGgcggggtcaggagatctaagtctttgccctgtcagAGCGCTGAAGGCTTATGTTGATCAAACAGCCCGTGGCGTGAGTCTGACcaagctgtttgtctgttttggacataagCAATAAAGGCCATGCTGTCACAAGCAAAGCATGTCCCATTGGCTAGTGGAAGCCAATATCTTTAGACTATGAGGTGCGCGGACTCCGCTTCGCCCCTTAGGAATTAGAGCTCATTCCACGAGAGCAGTGGCTTCTTcacaagcttttctcagtggatcttctatagagcacttttatcaagtcttaCAGTCTGGGTGTGAGGATGGTTCCTGGCTCctgggttctctccgcttgagtaGATGCTTCCTTggatcccagctatcaggtacgtcaggcatTATGGTATAGAGTTCCCATACGGTGACATCACCGCAgtatcgaagtgacctatgaaagggaacatctcggttacaaatgtaaccatggttccctgaatagggaacgagatgctgcggtcctggcCGTTCCATACTTtgatagcattcttcttcttcagttcaTGAAATCTGAGCAAAATAGCACGCGGCACCCAGGTATACGATGCATGCGCATGCGTAGCGGTGGTGCCAagtgctatttggccaataggattggtgGTATGTTATAGGGCTTCAGTCTTTGTCACACTGATGGGTGTTCCCATaaggtgacgtcaccgcagcatctcgttccctgttcaggggaaccatggttacatacataaccaagaTGATTTACTCATTTGCAAAGCCACAGAGGTTGAGCGATTCATCATGAACGTAAGTAACGTTACAAGTTTAGTTGTGCTATGCATGCTACATCACAGATAATTTGGGTAATTTCATGTCAAATCAACAAAActgctcaatttttttttcatagtattttttttttctgaagaaagagaaacataaacggtgataaaaacaaaatatcaaatttaattgaatcatatttacagatttatttttgtatgtatttatttttttagtgggtTAAAATGGTAATTTCTAGCTGAGATTTGGAGCCAAACTACTGATTGTTTTTGCAGTTCTGCACTGTATGTACCTACACTGTCTGAGCTAAAGAGGATGGaacataatttaaagaaatttaaaaagcatttctttcttcttattattttatttattttatttgttcatgtaGGGGGACCCTGCTCCACCTTTCCTACCACACACCTGATGGATACTGACTGTAAAATGGCAATCATAGGAGGAGGGCTCACTGTGAATAGATGTGTGTCAGTGCACCAGCCTTGATAAAGCCTTCATAACAGCCTTCTGGATTTATTTTGTGCTCAGCATTGCATAACTAATACACCTGAGAAAAGACACTGACTTTCCTTCAGAGGCACATTCTCAACATTAGAAGAGGGAGACAAGCACTGTCAGTAACTTTACTCTGAATGATAAGCATTTATTAGATCCTCATGCCTTGACTGTACCATTGGCCCAAAGTGCACTCGAAGGACATTCACTCTTTTGAAGGTTTACCCAACATGTTGGAGTGGTACATGCATATTAACCAAATATTAGTATAACCTGTGGTATAGATGAGCACCAATCACCTTTTTGTGATTCCATTCTTTTAGTAAACATGCACAGGAACCATATGTACTTTTGGTACTCAGTGCAGAGTCAGCAGTacagttgtattataatataatggagaAGGTTCTGGCTGCATGCTAGCatctctcagacacttgtgcttcggCTTGTGGACAACActtgcagtgttttttattttatattttattctacttattGGTTACttcttgtttgaatctctcaacatgaGTTTTTTCTCTTGTGTAGGTATTGTTGACTGCAAGTCTGTCCATCCAGATGTGAGGAAGACCCAGCAGGTGTGTCATGGCTATAGATACTGTGGTCTTGGAAAGAAAGGCGTCttcacatccatccatccatcaatccatcctgaaagctaaataaatgttttagtggataATGTTGTGTCTGTTTGCTTATGTCACGTAACATAAGGTTACTAAACTCTTGACTaatgttttaatttgataatttagtGGTTTTGTCAactacatcttttttttcttcctagcaaaacctagttttctagggtaacactttacaataaggtttcatttgttaacatttaagTAATGCCTAACATTAACTATGAGCAATACATTCGATACAGTATTTATTCAActttgttagttaataaaaatacagctgttcgttgtttgttcttgttagttcactaatataaaaaatacagcttttgACTTTAACTTAAGAACAGCAGTTGGGACTAACCGTGTTAAGAGACTTTTGTAttctcaaaaataattttaatctgtttttgattATTGATAAACTAAGACCTAAGCGTGAGGGGGTGATGACGTCAGTAAGCCGTTTTAAAGGTACTTCtcgaaagtaatttaaaataatattctttaaatCATTAACGCTATTTTTTACCTTGGAAGAATTACATTTGGTTTTATAGGattatgtgtttaatttattGCTTTCTATTAATAGGCCAATAAACAGCCAGTTTTCGCTAAACCTTTTGGCACGCCCCCTACCTTTCTTTCAACCAATGAGAATCATTTTGACACGCCCACCTTTTGGCACGTccattgctccaggctgcagttaCCCCTACCCCTACTTGACAAGAGAGAGAGGAGGACACTTGTTGACAAGAGCCCGCGTGAAGAAAAACTCTAAATCAGCTTCGTTATAACCCACCCATGCCATGAACTGAACCACAGGCGCTGCTTTGGCTTTCACCTCCGATTCCAATTATGCAATTTCCTTTATTGATCGGGAGTTTTGGATGTTACGTAAAATTTTATTGTACAGTCATAGTGCACTTATACAACTAACAGAAACTTCACAGACTTTCAATGGTTTCAGATTAAGACGCGACGAtatgttttgtttacatattCCCTGTGAAAATAAAATCGTTTCAAAGCAGCCAAATATGTTGCATATCATCATGTGAACAGTCTTTCTGTCACACGTGGTAAAGTGATCAATTTATAATCGCGCTTGAATCAAACGGTTTCACTTTTCGGTTTCTAAAATTGGATCATAAGTGCGACACGTTGTTCTCAATCTCAACAACCCCAAACTCTTTCTGCCCCCTAGTGGAGgaggggatagatagatagatagatagatagatagatagatagatagatagatagatagatagatagatagatagatagatagatagatagatagatagatagatagatagattgattgattgattgatttttgttCAAACTATTTTCCTTCTTTGCTGGACACATTTTTATCTGGAACAGTTTTCTGTGAGTGTTAAGTTAGGTTTAGTTATAGGGTTAGTGTAGGGCgatggaaaatacagtttgtccagtataaaaaacattatgccTATGGAGTGTCCTGTGTGCCTACAAGGATAGTGCAccagtctgtgtgtatgtgtgtgtgtgtgtgacagagagagagactgtggtaTCAAAGACTGTGgtatcaaatgtttaatattctaAGATGTTATAATATTCATTTCCATGACTGTgatgttcatttaattattattattgttatcatttatttatttttctatatatgtaCACAAGACTTTGGCAAAACTGTATAATTGACATTCATGCCAATTAAgcaatattgaattgaattgaattgagagagagagagagagagagagagagagagagagagagagagagagagagagagagagagagagagagagagaatgtgggACAATGAGCTGCACTGTACCATAAACTCAGTTCCTACACACACCGTCTGAAAATGTTGTCCTTTTGGGTCTCTGAGCAGATCAAAATGTGCTCAGTGTGGACTGAGAGAAAGCgatcatgtttatttaaatgtttgttatttatgGGTTTCCCCTGTTCAcctgtaaataatttaataaataaggtatattttgtgttggatcagttaCCTTTGTCATCAGTGcacagcagacacacccacctaaacgatttaaatatatcgcttatcctgccccaaaagaccataaacactgcagataacatctgaagtaaacattaatttattacatatacatatatttattacatatttatttcacataacataaaaatgagTCCCGTTTgattgatttgcttcaaatcgagttattttaggacagcggtttgaatgtaactcaatggtgctctctgctggtagggattagtaaaatggcggatcgaacacttccggtggcttcacgcTGTCTGTTGGATGCATTgatcattttatatacattgttgtgattaattgtgaccggaatttaagaacatggtaagaaagaataaatacagaaagtctataattaatttgcagtcttcagaatttttatttatagaaaatatttacatcttaataataattttactgtaatgtcactctttatttaatctaaggatttatacgccCTCAGTTTCTCTATCAgaagtgtagatgtcaggccactcaatcggaggtaatcctgtaaaatcgtccatccaatgagtgattgtgtacgggtcgaccaatctggggggtattccagaaagcttgATTAACTTACCATTTGATAAACTATAACCTCTGGGTTGATTTACCCCAAACAGGCATACCATGAGTATGTCGGTtccaaaacacctgagaagagttaGTTTAATCAACCTCTTACTGGTTACCCAGAGTTAATGTGCGTGCACGGTGCatgtataaagacattttcaatggATCGCCGATTTCACGAGTCACCATGGAAACTCAAAGCGAAAAAAAGAGAGCGGCGTATTTCACAGAGGAGTTGGAAGTTTTAATGCATGCTTGTGAGGAGTTTGAgccaataatataaaaaagaagcAATACAGCTGCATCGGCTAAAGCAAGAGAGTTGGCTTGGCAAAAAATAACGGACAGAGTAAATGCGTGAgtgtaataaattacaaatttggtATTTGCTCCCgttttattgaaatgcaaaataatgaagTATGACTTATACATCCTTTTGAATATGTTAAATCACTATGAAAGCATTTACTTTTCCTGCCATTTATTTCTTTAGcttgaaataataatgtatatttcttatttaataaggTGTAATCCTTCTGGAGCCACAAGAACTTTAAGCCAagtcaaaatgaaacacaaaaacattctgcaaaaaggtAATATTTGATTACACAATTACTGAACTATTATTATAACAGGATTTAGTATATTCATTCTGTCATGCAGCTAACAGAAAGAAGACTGAAGCCCGTCTAACTGGCGGGGGGCCACCACAACCTCCCCTCACCCCATCTGAGGAGCTGGCTCTATCCCTTAATAAAGGGCGACCAGTGGTTGCTGGCATTCCAGGGGGCAGTTCATCAAACATACTATGCTCCACAAGTGATGGTGAAAAAAGGGTGAAATATGAAAAGTTTAcctctatgatttttttttaattttttgtcctGATAAATTACTATCTCTGTCACTTAAAGGCTTTTTGAAcaagattaattttttatgtaggcTTATTGTATTTAACTGCAtatgatgtattattttcttttataatattgaGAATTTAACGGGTTGTGTGTTCTTATAGATACTGATGGACGGATTGTATTATTGGACTCTCCAGAAAGAACACAGTCTGTCACAGTTGTAAGTGATTTGTTGTCAGGTACttttaggtttttttgttttttttgccaaataatgtatacttgaatatttgtcttgtaggatgaagatgatgatgacgatgaagagaCCACATCTGCTGTGACAGAAGTGGACAATGCTGGTAGATCCACTGAGGTATGATGCATACCATTATGATGTATGGCCCCTTTTTGCATTAGAGTAACAAACTGTCATTGTCCTTTCATAGTACATACCTAGGGATTTGCCCACAGATGAGGGTCCTTCAGCCTCAGCACACAATCTAAGCAGGGTAAGAATTTGTGTCCATGTGtctatatttgaattttattgtctgaccaaacaatctcatttattacatttttccaccTTAGTTGCCAGCAAAGgagctgtataaggtccatcttcaaaaacaaataagaaaaagtgacatggagatggaccttatacagcttCATATGGAAGAGAAAAGGCTCCTCATTAAAAactgtgggattacaaatttagaaaatgttaaatctaggttccaatATAATAGTAGACTTTTTGGGGTAATAAAGTTGAGATCCAAGAAGCTCAAATCAGGAGAATCAAGTGTCTAagacattaaccttttgtctttgtgCTCTTCCTTGCCATTTGGCTTTTTAAGCTCAAGacacagctgtgccttttgtctctgatactgtcaggcacctctgtatttaaatggcactgttatgctgataagatcAAAGATGGGAAAAAGGCCAGTATCAGGCTGACCCCTgtattgcatttgcatgctttgtttaggTTTTTCACCACCTCTGTGTATCCCACCcccttaaaatgtataaaactacaATGTCTTAAGGACAAGTTGGACCTCTTGATGACTGCAGCGCcacgcagagcgttctcaataaagaatcctgctgaagattacccaagagtctcctggtcttcgtttctgagttcccaacagtttttggtgccgtgacccggatagaGCTTCTCACCTGAATCCAGATTGAAACTGCAACCTCAACAAAGATCAGACTTCATTCCACACTGAATCTTTCTGTACAACCAATGGTTGGTGAGTGTACCTCTATCCAAAAGAACCTTTAAGACCAGAACAAATTTGTTAGCCTCTGCACCGTCAGAGAAGAGTTAACAGACAGCTGTAGGGTTTGGTTAACTAAGTGACCctctaaaaatgacattttagagatgaaaataatcctctGTTTAGCCAGGGAAGATTAGCATCACATGCTAATATTTTGCTACCCTCTGTGTCTCGGCAGGGAAGTTTAGCATAAAGTGCTAAAAGTTTGTGTTAAGTGACCCTCTAAAAAGGATATTttagagatgaaaataatcctctGTTAGGCAGGGAAGATTAGCATCACATGCTAATATTGTTCTACCCTCTGTGTCTGACAGGGAAGTTTAGCATTAAGTGCTAATAGTTTGTGTTAGAAGTGTCCTTTTGTGTCAGAAAGACATTACAAAATGTTGAGAATGAATCCTAAACTGATTCCAACAACTAAGAAAGGTGGACTAGCTACTCCTTCATGGACAGACAGTGAGTTCAAATCATTGTTAGGGCAGCACATGGACTCAATAGTGACAGAGTCAGTCAGATTGGATTTGATAAAGAAATTTGGTATTGATCCAGAAAAAGTATGGTCAATTGAAGAATGTAAAAAGGTACTAGGATCATGTATTCGCAAAAACAATGCGAAAGGCATTATCTGCTGCCACAGAGAATTTGGTTTAGCACTAGCTACGCAACATTCTCAGCGTACCTCAGAACTAGAGGAACAGATCAAAGAGCTCAGAGCCAGAGTATCCTCTTTGACTAAGAAACTGAATCGCAACAAAGCTGCAGCAAAAACTGATGTGGAAGAAGTTAGTCAGACTGATAACAATTATCCTGATTTACAAGCTTTCTTTGAAACAGATGTAGCCATCCAGTCAGTAACTGATGTAACTGTAGATTCAGTAAAGGTATGTGGTGCGAGGAGAAGATCTCAGAGAATTGAGGAAACTGAAAGTGTTCCTGCCAACTCTTCTGTTGTCCAAGTACAAACTGTTGCCAAAGGGCTAAGACCTAAAGATATAGAGAGACTATCCCAGAGCTTACCCTCTGTACGCACAAACTTTACTGAATTCAGAAGAGCATTGATCAGCAAAATGCGTCTCTATGACATGTCGTTAACAGAAGTCACACAGCTGATGTCACAAATACTTACTGAATCTGAATTCAACAGTTTTGAGTCTGCTGTTACTTCTGAACTACAACATGCCTGTAAAGATGAATTGAGAGAGGGAGTTCTGAGAGAGTTAAAGAATATTGTTGGACCAAAAGTGGATTGGTCAAAGGTCACTAGTTGTGTACAGAAGGAGGCTGAAACTGTGAGTGAATACACTGAAAGGTTTTGTCAGTCAGCAGTAACTTACAGTGGAATAATTGATGATTCTGAAAGTGTGTTAGAGGACAAGGGACCATTAGTTCGCATCTGGTCAGATGGCCTTGTAGCTGAGTACAGAAAAGCTTTACCATTCTTAGATCTAACTTGGTCTAACAAAACTCTCCGAAGTAATCTAGACAGTTTAGCTGCTTGGGAAAGAAACTCTGATGTCAAAGCCAGAGTAAAGATTGCAGCAGCATCTTTTCAGGTCAAAACAGAGAACCGACTGAAACGTAGAAGTTCTAAGAAGGAGGGCAGTTGTCATTTTTGTGGTAAAACTGGACACTGGATGAAAGAGTGTAGAAAAAGTAAGAAGACATTAAGAGAAATGAACAGCTTTACTCAGCTCCTACTCAGTCTACTTACCACTCTGAATCTGCCCCTCCCCACGTCACCTAACTGTTGGAGCAGCTTGCTCAGGTGTTAACTGTAAGGGCTGTGAGTGCTTAATTTCCCCAGTAATGTACAACAAAGATGAAACATCCTTTGTAAAAACGTTGACTGTCACTTCCTTTCATTGAGAGAACGTTAAGTACACTCACAGCCTTCAAAGCTATACTAAAGCACACTCCAGTCACTCCTATTCTTTTTGGGTTATGATGTCTTGTTAAGACTGATGTTTCATTAGAGGATGGAGATGTCACCCAGTTAAGTTCGCACAACAGCTACAGGGACAGACTAGGACACACACAGACCAGTGAGGAGCCCAGGGAAGAACCGAAGTGCAACAGGCCTCGGGGGCCAACCCTGTGGTGAAGACTTCCTCATAGGTTTCCCCTACCCGTAGTTTTATCCCCACCTCACTGGTCCATAGGTGTCAAATTACTTAAAACTAGTTTGAGAAAAACACTATACAATCACCAGACTTAAAACCACTATACGATCAACAGAAGTCTAAAAATGTCTATGCATGAATACTGCTTGTCtgctgttttctttgtttttcttgtgtTGCAGGTATGCGTGCATGAGAAGTCATTTCCATATGTGACACCCTGGTGTAAAGCATCACTTCAGACATCCATGAACAAGCTTCATGAGGACAAAGAGTCATCTGAGTGAATCAACATGCGAAATGGACTACAGAAAACAGACTTCACAGCTATTCTTACGCCATGGACTTCAAGACTTCCACTCTTATGCTACAAGATTTTTTCTGTGTCATCATGTAGTTTTTACAACGTGTTACCATCCATGCCATATGTGTCAACCGTTATGGTTCTAAAAATACACCTAAGTAAATCTAGTATAAGACACAGAATA
This sequence is a window from Carassius auratus strain Wakin unplaced genomic scaffold, ASM336829v1 scaf_tig00214822, whole genome shotgun sequence. Protein-coding genes within it:
- the LOC113092989 gene encoding uncharacterized protein LOC113092989 isoform X2, translating into MYISYLIRCNPSGATRTLSQVKMKHKNILQKANRKKTEARLTGGGPPQPPLTPSEELALSLNKGRPVVAGIPGGSSSNILCSTSDGEKRVKYTDGRIVLLDSPERTQSVTVDEDDDDDEETTSAVTEVDNAGRSTEYIPRDLPTDEGPSASAHNLSRLPAKELYKVHLQKQIRKSDMEMDLIQLHMEEKRLLIKNCGITNLENVKSRFQYNSRLFGVIKLRSKKLKSGESSV
- the LOC113092989 gene encoding uncharacterized protein LOC113092989 isoform X4, with product MYISYLIRCNPSGATRTLSQVKMKHKNILQKANRKKTEARLTGGGPPQPPLTPSEELALSLNKGRPVVAGIPGGSSSNILCSTSDGEKRVKYTDGRIVLLDSPERTQSVTVDEDDDDDEETTSAVTEVDNAGRSTEYIPRDLPTDEGPSASAHNLSRDKLDLLMTAAPRRAFSIKNPAEDYPRVSWSSFLSSQQFLVP
- the LOC113092989 gene encoding uncharacterized protein LOC113092989 isoform X3, with amino-acid sequence MKHKNILQKANRKKTEARLTGGGPPQPPLTPSEELALSLNKGRPVVAGIPGGSSSNILCSTSDGEKRVKYTDGRIVLLDSPERTQSVTVDEDDDDDEETTSAVTEVDNAGRSTEYIPRDLPTDEGPSASAHNLSRLPAKELYKVHLQKQIRKSDMEMDLIQLHMEEKRLLIKNCGITNLENVKSRFQYNSRLFGVIKLRSKKLKSGESSV
- the LOC113092989 gene encoding uncharacterized protein LOC113092989 isoform X1 — protein: MLRMNPKLIPTTKKGGLATPSWTDSEFKSLLGQHMDSIVTESVRLDLIKKFGIDPEKVWSIEECKKVLGSCIRKNNAKGIICCHREFGLALATQHSQRTSELEEQIKELRARVSSLTKKLNRNKAAAKTDVEEVSQTDNNYPDLQAFFETDVAIQSVTDVTVDSVKVCGARRRSQRIEETESVPANSSVVQVQTVAKGLRPKDIERLSQSLPSVRTNFTEFRRALISKMRLYDMSLTEVTQLMSQILTESEFNSFESAVTSELQHACKDELREGVLRELKNIVGPKVDWSKVTSCVQKEAETVSEYTERFCQSAVTYSGIIDDSESVLEDKGPLVRIWSDGLVAEYRKALPFLDLTWSNKTLRSNLDSLAAWERNSDVKARVKIAAASFQVKTENRLKRRSSKKEGSCHFCGKTGHWMKECRKSKKTLREMNSFTQLLLSLLTTLNLPLPTSPNCWSSLLRC